A genomic region of Caenorhabditis elegans chromosome V contains the following coding sequences:
- the T08B1.1 gene encoding Major facilitator superfamily (MFS) profile domain-containing protein (Confirmed by transcript evidence) — translation MSEFEEVELKQIRPTYAKKRKEKKDVVFYTNFEEVLQKIGAFGPYQIFCFIVILYASIEWAGNSTFMHLLGSFEPDWNCTLANNQTVIITAPTHDDTCNFIKQNCTNLAPVKQNLEFFSIVGQFQLICDDSDKVEYIEVIMAGSSLIGSIIGGHMGDHFGRQTIFFTGELLIIITSMMCTAAQSWIAFSVIQGVNCFLYGVIETTSLTMMVEFTSNKFRVIMVNAFQWPIAYMTIALIAWLTQGWQVYFVFLNLVSSPLAIGFMLFLESPRWLIARNDLSEACEVLNDIAHQRWNNTKARFTTKDISAIHKQEKQGFYWFYHLFSTKRLAKQSCLQIISVLTYAMVSNTYLFTVAGLHDSPIISTLIDGVLRLFIPIIIVIFDLMVPSFGRKIQFLGSLVIEGILFGVVIALVATGTCTYDSKAVNILVIVTTMINDCIFWINIVQITTQRYPTVIRCVAFGFLHSFRHIGAIIGFLILKPLLTSTWPVGAFVIPEAMIVLTILVGFFFQPETKGKALMDQMVEANYGRLENELPRALMRLAAGHRVDQSETRQQHRKDMESAKAAELMGKKVSSPWVFKEKDSGPNVKED, via the exons ATGTCAGAATTTGAAGAAGTTGAACTAAAACAAAT ACGACCTACATATGCCAAAAAGCGAAAAGAGAAGAAGGATGTGGTGTTCTACACAAATTTCGAAGAGGTTCTGCAGAAGATCGGCGCGTTCGGACcttatcagattttttgtttcatcgTGATTTTGTATGCGTCGATTGAGTGGGCTG gaaattcAACCTTCATGCACTTGCTCGGATCCTTCGAGCCTGACTGGAACTGCACACTTGCCAATAATCAAACTGTGATAA TTACTGCCCCAACTCACGACGACACGTGTAATTTTATCAAACAAAATTGCACGAATTTGGCGCCAGTT aaacaaaatctcgagtttttctcaattgttggacaatttcaattgatttGTGATGACAGTGACAAAGTCGAGTATATCGAAGTTATTATGGCTGGATCTtca ttaattgGAAGTATCATTGGTGGCCATATGGGTGACCATTTTGGACGTCAAACCATCTTTTTCACCGGCGAACTTCTCATTATTATCACCTCGATGATGTGCACCGCCGCACAATCTTGGATAGCATTCTCTGTAATCCAAGGTGTCAACTGTTTCTTGTACGGTGTCATTGAAACGACTTCCCTCACAATGATGGTCGAATTCACTTCCAACAAGTTCCGAGTGATCATGGTGAATGCCTTCCAATGGCCCATCGCCTACATGACAATCGCACTGATCGCATGGCTGACACAAGGATGGCAGGTGTACTTCGTGTTCCTTAACTTGGTCTCATCGCCATTGGCTATTGGTTTTATGTTGTTCTTGGAATCGCCGAGATGGTTGATCGCAAGAAATGATCTCAGCGAAGCATGTGAGGTTTTGAATGACATTGCTCATCAGAGATGGAATAACACGAAGGCTAGATTTACGACGAAGGATATTTCTGCGATTCATAAGCAGGAGAAGCAAGGATTCTATTGGTTTTATCACTTGTTCAG cacAAAACGCCTCGCCAAGCAGTCATGCCTTCAAATCATCTCCGTCCTGACCTACGCTATGGTTTCAAATACTTATCTTTTCACGGTTGCCGGGCTTCATG ATTCTCCGATTATCTCTACACTTATCGATGGAGTTCTTCGGTTATTCATCCCAATCatcattgtaatttttgaccTGATGGTTCCAAGTTTcggaagaaaaattcaattcctcGGATCTCTGGTTATTGAGGGAATCCTCTTCGGAGTAGTAATTGCGTTGGTGGCCACGGGAACCTGTACCTATGACTCAAAGGCTGTGAATATTCTGGTTATCGTTACCACTATGATCAATGACTGTATTTTCTGGATTAATATTGTGCAGATTACCACTCAAAGATACCCGACTGTGATTAGATGTGTTGCTTTCGGATTTTTGCACTCATTCAG GCACATCGGAGCGATCATTGGATTCCTGATCCTAAAGCCACTTCTCACTTCCACCTGGCCTGTTGGAGCATTTGTGATTCCTGAAGCAATGATAGTTCTGACCATTCTAGTCGGTTTCTTCTTCCAGCCTGAGACCAAAGGAAAGGCGTTGATGGATCAAATGGTGGAGGCTAACTATGGACGACTGGAAAACGAATTGCCAAGAGCTTTGATGAG acttgCCGCTGGTCACCGTGTAGATCAAAGTGAGACGCGTCAACAGCACCGAAAAGATATGGAATCCGCCAAAGCTGCAGAGCTCATGGGAAAGAAGGTGTCGAGTCCGTGGGTTTTCAAGGAAAAGGACAGTGGGCCAAATGTGAAGGAAGACTGA
- the T08B1.1 gene encoding Major facilitator superfamily (MFS) profile domain-containing protein (Confirmed by transcript evidence) translates to MAGSSLIGSIIGGHMGDHFGRQTIFFTGELLIIITSMMCTAAQSWIAFSVIQGVNCFLYGVIETTSLTMMVEFTSNKFRVIMVNAFQWPIAYMTIALIAWLTQGWQVYFVFLNLVSSPLAIGFMLFLESPRWLIARNDLSEACEVLNDIAHQRWNNTKARFTTKDISAIHKQEKQGFYWFYHLFSTKRLAKQSCLQIISVLTYAMVSNTYLFTVAGLHDSPIISTLIDGVLRLFIPIIIVIFDLMVPSFGRKIQFLGSLVIEGILFGVVIALVATGTCTYDSKAVNILVIVTTMINDCIFWINIVQITTQRYPTVIRCVAFGFLHSFRHIGAIIGFLILKPLLTSTWPVGAFVIPEAMIVLTILVGFFFQPETKGKALMDQMVEANYGRLENELPRALMRLAAGHRVDQSETRQQHRKDMESAKAAELMGKKVSSPWVFKEKDSGPNVKED, encoded by the exons ATGGCTGGATCTtca ttaattgGAAGTATCATTGGTGGCCATATGGGTGACCATTTTGGACGTCAAACCATCTTTTTCACCGGCGAACTTCTCATTATTATCACCTCGATGATGTGCACCGCCGCACAATCTTGGATAGCATTCTCTGTAATCCAAGGTGTCAACTGTTTCTTGTACGGTGTCATTGAAACGACTTCCCTCACAATGATGGTCGAATTCACTTCCAACAAGTTCCGAGTGATCATGGTGAATGCCTTCCAATGGCCCATCGCCTACATGACAATCGCACTGATCGCATGGCTGACACAAGGATGGCAGGTGTACTTCGTGTTCCTTAACTTGGTCTCATCGCCATTGGCTATTGGTTTTATGTTGTTCTTGGAATCGCCGAGATGGTTGATCGCAAGAAATGATCTCAGCGAAGCATGTGAGGTTTTGAATGACATTGCTCATCAGAGATGGAATAACACGAAGGCTAGATTTACGACGAAGGATATTTCTGCGATTCATAAGCAGGAGAAGCAAGGATTCTATTGGTTTTATCACTTGTTCAG cacAAAACGCCTCGCCAAGCAGTCATGCCTTCAAATCATCTCCGTCCTGACCTACGCTATGGTTTCAAATACTTATCTTTTCACGGTTGCCGGGCTTCATG ATTCTCCGATTATCTCTACACTTATCGATGGAGTTCTTCGGTTATTCATCCCAATCatcattgtaatttttgaccTGATGGTTCCAAGTTTcggaagaaaaattcaattcctcGGATCTCTGGTTATTGAGGGAATCCTCTTCGGAGTAGTAATTGCGTTGGTGGCCACGGGAACCTGTACCTATGACTCAAAGGCTGTGAATATTCTGGTTATCGTTACCACTATGATCAATGACTGTATTTTCTGGATTAATATTGTGCAGATTACCACTCAAAGATACCCGACTGTGATTAGATGTGTTGCTTTCGGATTTTTGCACTCATTCAG GCACATCGGAGCGATCATTGGATTCCTGATCCTAAAGCCACTTCTCACTTCCACCTGGCCTGTTGGAGCATTTGTGATTCCTGAAGCAATGATAGTTCTGACCATTCTAGTCGGTTTCTTCTTCCAGCCTGAGACCAAAGGAAAGGCGTTGATGGATCAAATGGTGGAGGCTAACTATGGACGACTGGAAAACGAATTGCCAAGAGCTTTGATGAG acttgCCGCTGGTCACCGTGTAGATCAAAGTGAGACGCGTCAACAGCACCGAAAAGATATGGAATCCGCCAAAGCTGCAGAGCTCATGGGAAAGAAGGTGTCGAGTCCGTGGGTTTTCAAGGAAAAGGACAGTGGGCCAAATGTGAAGGAAGACTGA
- the T08B1.1 gene encoding Major facilitator superfamily (MFS) profile domain-containing protein (Confirmed by transcript evidence), translating into MENHTHFSESVKLPTKTARADTVFSESNDEYGRRPTYAKKRKEKKDVVFYTNFEEVLQKIGAFGPYQIFCFIVILYASIEWAGNSTFMHLLGSFEPDWNCTLANNQTVIITAPTHDDTCNFIKQNCTNLAPVKQNLEFFSIVGQFQLICDDSDKVEYIEVIMAGSSLIGSIIGGHMGDHFGRQTIFFTGELLIIITSMMCTAAQSWIAFSVIQGVNCFLYGVIETTSLTMMVEFTSNKFRVIMVNAFQWPIAYMTIALIAWLTQGWQVYFVFLNLVSSPLAIGFMLFLESPRWLIARNDLSEACEVLNDIAHQRWNNTKARFTTKDISAIHKQEKQGFYWFYHLFSTKRLAKQSCLQIISVLTYAMVSNTYLFTVAGLHDSPIISTLIDGVLRLFIPIIIVIFDLMVPSFGRKIQFLGSLVIEGILFGVVIALVATGTCTYDSKAVNILVIVTTMINDCIFWINIVQITTQRYPTVIRCVAFGFLHSFRHIGAIIGFLILKPLLTSTWPVGAFVIPEAMIVLTILVGFFFQPETKGKALMDQMVEANYGRLENELPRALMRLAAGHRVDQSETRQQHRKDMESAKAAELMGKKVSSPWVFKEKDSGPNVKED; encoded by the exons ATGGAGAATCACACGCATTTCTCGGAAAGCGTGAAACTCCCGACGAAAACCGCTCGCGCGGATActgtattttctgaaagtaatGATGAATATGGCAGACGACCTACATATGCCAAAAAGCGAAAAGAGAAGAAGGATGTGGTGTTCTACACAAATTTCGAAGAGGTTCTGCAGAAGATCGGCGCGTTCGGACcttatcagattttttgtttcatcgTGATTTTGTATGCGTCGATTGAGTGGGCTG gaaattcAACCTTCATGCACTTGCTCGGATCCTTCGAGCCTGACTGGAACTGCACACTTGCCAATAATCAAACTGTGATAA TTACTGCCCCAACTCACGACGACACGTGTAATTTTATCAAACAAAATTGCACGAATTTGGCGCCAGTT aaacaaaatctcgagtttttctcaattgttggacaatttcaattgatttGTGATGACAGTGACAAAGTCGAGTATATCGAAGTTATTATGGCTGGATCTtca ttaattgGAAGTATCATTGGTGGCCATATGGGTGACCATTTTGGACGTCAAACCATCTTTTTCACCGGCGAACTTCTCATTATTATCACCTCGATGATGTGCACCGCCGCACAATCTTGGATAGCATTCTCTGTAATCCAAGGTGTCAACTGTTTCTTGTACGGTGTCATTGAAACGACTTCCCTCACAATGATGGTCGAATTCACTTCCAACAAGTTCCGAGTGATCATGGTGAATGCCTTCCAATGGCCCATCGCCTACATGACAATCGCACTGATCGCATGGCTGACACAAGGATGGCAGGTGTACTTCGTGTTCCTTAACTTGGTCTCATCGCCATTGGCTATTGGTTTTATGTTGTTCTTGGAATCGCCGAGATGGTTGATCGCAAGAAATGATCTCAGCGAAGCATGTGAGGTTTTGAATGACATTGCTCATCAGAGATGGAATAACACGAAGGCTAGATTTACGACGAAGGATATTTCTGCGATTCATAAGCAGGAGAAGCAAGGATTCTATTGGTTTTATCACTTGTTCAG cacAAAACGCCTCGCCAAGCAGTCATGCCTTCAAATCATCTCCGTCCTGACCTACGCTATGGTTTCAAATACTTATCTTTTCACGGTTGCCGGGCTTCATG ATTCTCCGATTATCTCTACACTTATCGATGGAGTTCTTCGGTTATTCATCCCAATCatcattgtaatttttgaccTGATGGTTCCAAGTTTcggaagaaaaattcaattcctcGGATCTCTGGTTATTGAGGGAATCCTCTTCGGAGTAGTAATTGCGTTGGTGGCCACGGGAACCTGTACCTATGACTCAAAGGCTGTGAATATTCTGGTTATCGTTACCACTATGATCAATGACTGTATTTTCTGGATTAATATTGTGCAGATTACCACTCAAAGATACCCGACTGTGATTAGATGTGTTGCTTTCGGATTTTTGCACTCATTCAG GCACATCGGAGCGATCATTGGATTCCTGATCCTAAAGCCACTTCTCACTTCCACCTGGCCTGTTGGAGCATTTGTGATTCCTGAAGCAATGATAGTTCTGACCATTCTAGTCGGTTTCTTCTTCCAGCCTGAGACCAAAGGAAAGGCGTTGATGGATCAAATGGTGGAGGCTAACTATGGACGACTGGAAAACGAATTGCCAAGAGCTTTGATGAG acttgCCGCTGGTCACCGTGTAGATCAAAGTGAGACGCGTCAACAGCACCGAAAAGATATGGAATCCGCCAAAGCTGCAGAGCTCATGGGAAAGAAGGTGTCGAGTCCGTGGGTTTTCAAGGAAAAGGACAGTGGGCCAAATGTGAAGGAAGACTGA
- the tnt-4 gene encoding Troponin T, skeletal muscle (Confirmed by transcript evidence): MSDEEYSEYEDEEVEEEEVEEVEEAEAEEEEDTEQQEEESGEALNEGEKAMLAAKRRHENDEQAKLEDYEKARRSEREKEEEELEKLKEKQAQRKLAREQEEREAAERKRLDEERRQKEEQERRARAEEEKKRKEEEKLKKAQMMGGGFPGQQGGRNFVIQKKEESAGVGDRFGNIVQAKQEMGMTKEQQEEAKSVAMAGIRKSIAEASTILPNDMKAKIKELHQRICKLEAQKYDLEKRHERQEYDLKELNERSRQVARANNAKNGQVSGDDTGGRHPPKVQISSKYDRQIDRRNFKERRQVYENKIAFPCFPGVAPPPALYEKVIKKMDYEIQQELEAAEEEEDY; encoded by the exons ATGTCTGACGAGGAATA cTCCGAGTACGAGGATGAGGAGGTAGAAGAGGAGGAAGTCGAGGAGGTCGAGGAGGCTGAAGCCGAAGAGGAGGAGGACACCGAGCAGCAAGAGGAAGAAAG CGGAGAAGCTCTAAATGAAGGTGAGAAGGCTATGCTCGCCGCCAAGAGACGTCACGAGAACGACGAACAGGCCAAGTTGGAAGACTACGAGAAGGCTCGTCGCTCCGAACGTGAAAAGGAAGAGGAAGAGTTGGAGAAGCTGAAGGAGAAGCAAGCTCAGCGTAAGCTCGCCAGAGAGCAAGAAGAGCGTGAAGCTGCCGAGCGCAAGCGTCTCGACGAGGAACGTAGACAGAAGGAGGAGCAGGAGCGTCGTGCTCGTGCcgaagaggagaagaagaggaaggaAGAGGAGAAGCTGAAGAAGGCTCAGATGATGGGTGGAGGATTCCCAGGACAACAGGGTGGAAGAAACTTTGTCATCCAGAAGAAGGAAGAGTCCGCCGGAGTTGGAGATCGTTTCGGAAACATCGTGCAGGCCAAACAAGAGATGGGAATGACCAAAGAACAACAGGAAGAGGCTAAGTCGGTCGCCATGGCCGGTATTCGTAAGTCGATCGCCGAGGCTTCCACCATTCTTCCAAATGATATGAAGGCCAAGATCAAGGAGCTTCATCAAAGAATCTGCAAGTTGGAGGCTCAGAAGTACGATTTGGAGAAGAGACACGAGAGACAGGAGTACGAT ctgaaagaATTGAATGAGCGTTCCCGTCAAGTGGCCCGTGCCAACAACGCCAAGAACGGACAAGTCAGCGGAGACGACACCGGAGGAAGACATCCA ccaaaggTCCAAATCTCTTCCAAATACGACAGACAAATCGACAGAAGAAACTTCAAGGAGCGCCGTCAGGTTTATGAGAAC aaaatcgcaTTCCCATGCTTCCCAGGAGTTGCCCCACCACCGGCATTGTACGAGAAGGTGATCAAGAAAATGGACTACGAGATTCAGCAAGAGCTTGAAGCCGCCGAGGAAGAGGAAGACTATTAA
- the tnt-4 gene encoding Troponin T, skeletal muscle (Confirmed by transcript evidence) encodes MSDEEYSEYEDEEVEEEEVEEVEEAEAEEEEDTEQQEEERFKRASVDTTATGGPATPAASSHAPVSFDGEALNEGEKAMLAAKRRHENDEQAKLEDYEKARRSEREKEEEELEKLKEKQAQRKLAREQEEREAAERKRLDEERRQKEEQERRARAEEEKKRKEEEKLKKAQMMGGGFPGQQGGRNFVIQKKEESAGVGDRFGNIVQAKQEMGMTKEQQEEAKSVAMAGIRKSIAEASTILPNDMKAKIKELHQRICKLEAQKYDLEKRHERQEYDLKELNERSRQVARANNAKNGQVSGDDTGGRHPPKVQISSKYDRQIDRRNFKERRQVYENKIAFPCFPGVAPPPALYEKVIKKMDYEIQQELEAAEEEEDY; translated from the exons ATGTCTGACGAGGAATA cTCCGAGTACGAGGATGAGGAGGTAGAAGAGGAGGAAGTCGAGGAGGTCGAGGAGGCTGAAGCCGAAGAGGAGGAGGACACCGAGCAGCAAGAGGAAGAAAGGTTCAAGCGAGCTTCTGTCGACACCACGGCAACCGGTGGTCCAGCAACACCGGCTGCTTCTTCGCACGCTCCTGTCTCTTTCGa CGGAGAAGCTCTAAATGAAGGTGAGAAGGCTATGCTCGCCGCCAAGAGACGTCACGAGAACGACGAACAGGCCAAGTTGGAAGACTACGAGAAGGCTCGTCGCTCCGAACGTGAAAAGGAAGAGGAAGAGTTGGAGAAGCTGAAGGAGAAGCAAGCTCAGCGTAAGCTCGCCAGAGAGCAAGAAGAGCGTGAAGCTGCCGAGCGCAAGCGTCTCGACGAGGAACGTAGACAGAAGGAGGAGCAGGAGCGTCGTGCTCGTGCcgaagaggagaagaagaggaaggaAGAGGAGAAGCTGAAGAAGGCTCAGATGATGGGTGGAGGATTCCCAGGACAACAGGGTGGAAGAAACTTTGTCATCCAGAAGAAGGAAGAGTCCGCCGGAGTTGGAGATCGTTTCGGAAACATCGTGCAGGCCAAACAAGAGATGGGAATGACCAAAGAACAACAGGAAGAGGCTAAGTCGGTCGCCATGGCCGGTATTCGTAAGTCGATCGCCGAGGCTTCCACCATTCTTCCAAATGATATGAAGGCCAAGATCAAGGAGCTTCATCAAAGAATCTGCAAGTTGGAGGCTCAGAAGTACGATTTGGAGAAGAGACACGAGAGACAGGAGTACGAT ctgaaagaATTGAATGAGCGTTCCCGTCAAGTGGCCCGTGCCAACAACGCCAAGAACGGACAAGTCAGCGGAGACGACACCGGAGGAAGACATCCA ccaaaggTCCAAATCTCTTCCAAATACGACAGACAAATCGACAGAAGAAACTTCAAGGAGCGCCGTCAGGTTTATGAGAAC aaaatcgcaTTCCCATGCTTCCCAGGAGTTGCCCCACCACCGGCATTGTACGAGAAGGTGATCAAGAAAATGGACTACGAGATTCAGCAAGAGCTTGAAGCCGCCGAGGAAGAGGAAGACTATTAA
- the alh-5 gene encoding Aldehyde dehydrogenase (Confirmed by transcript evidence): MSLHRIVEAQRAYFNTGATKPAEFRKEQLLQLKKLIEENRAALTEVVWKDLRRRHEVTEPMELGGSLEEIAYYLKNLDDWMKPTYVEPTVATLPTDKPYIVKDPKGVVLVISPWNYPVSMVLLPMIPSIAAGNTIVIKPSELSENTAILFEKLIPKYFDPKYVTIVNGGIPETTELLKERFDHIIYTGCPPVAKIIMAAAAKHLTPVTLELGGKCPVVVEDDADIEISAQRIARGKWLNCGQTCLAPDYILVSSATKPKFVAAIQKCLKEFYGGNAKESKDYSRVINQRHFDRISALLDESKGVVLAGNEESRDRSDRFIPPTVLDVEKTDPFMHDEIFGPVLPIITVKNLCESIDFINKGEKPLAAYIFTKDEAKVQRFLNETTSGGVTVNDVIMHVAVITLPFGGVGVSGMGRYRGKFGFDTFTHEKSVLQRVFA, from the exons ATGTCACTGCATCGAATCGTCGAAGCCCAACGCGCCTATTTTAACACCGGAGCCACAAAACCAGCAGAGTTTAGAAAGGAGCAGCTCCTTCAATTGAAAAAGCTGATCGAAGAGAATAGAGCGGCTTTGACTGAGGTTGTCTGGAAGGATTTGAGAAGA cGCCATGAAGTCACTGAGCCCATGGAGCTTGGCGGAAGCCTCGAGGAAATTGCCTACTACCTAAAAAACCTTGACGATTGGATGAAGCCAACATATGTTGAGCCAACTGTTGCAACTCTCCCTACTGATAAACCCTACATTGTCAAGGATCCAAAAGGAGTCGTACTTGTAATTTCGCCATGGAACTACCCAGTATCCATGGTTCTATTGCCCATGATTCCATCAATTGCCGCTGGAAATACCATTGTGATCAAGCCATCTgagttgtctgaaaatactGCGATTCTGTTCGAAAAGcttattccaaaatatttcgatCCAAAGTATGTTACAATTGTCAATGGAGGAATTCCGGAAACCACTGAACTTCTGAAAGAACGATTTGATCATATTATCTACACAGGATGTCCACCGGTTGCTAAAATTATTATGGCTGCTGCAGCAAAACATTTGACCCCGGTTACTTTGGAGCTCGGAGGAAAATG ccCTGTCGTGGTCGAAGATGACGCGGACATTGAGATCTCCGCGCAGAGAATCGCCAGAGGCAAGTGGTTGAATTGTGGGCAGACCTGTCTCGCGCCGGATTACATTTTGGTTAGCAGTGCCACAAAACCAAAG ttcgtCGCTGCGATCCAAAAATGCTTAAAAGAGTTCTACGGCGGAAATGCCAAGGAGAGCAAAGACTACTCCAGAGTCATCAATCAGAGACATtttga ccGCATATCCGCACTTCTGGATGAATCGAAGGGAGTCGTGCTTGCTGGAAATGAAGAATCCCGTGATCGCTCGGATCGTTTCATTCCACCAACAGTCCTTGACGTCGAAAAAACAGATCCATTTATGCATGATGAAATTTTTGGGCCAGTTCTGCCAATTATCACTGTCAAAAACCTCTGCGAATCCAttgattttataaataaaGGCGAGAAACCATTGGCTGCCTACATTTTCACCAAGGATGAAGCCAAAGTTCAGAGATTCCTAAATGAAACTACAAGTGGTGGTGTAACTGTTAATGACGTCATTATGCATGTTGCTG TTATAACCCTGCCATTCGGAGGAGTCGGAGTATCCGGAATGGGACGGTACCGTGGAAAGTTCGGATTCGACACCTTCACCCATGAGAAATCGGTCCTTCAAAGAGTTTTTGCTTAA
- the clec-206 gene encoding C-type lectin domain-containing protein (Confirmed by transcript evidence), which produces MLLQLFLSLFLASYAKSACFDGRDKEIKGLCFTFVPQQMTFNDARNWCHHQNPVTSSFLAYVPDQYTSNFLAYDARTAFETKNGNFWIGLSRNRSSSPFVWDNGRPVTYTNLGTQLGQNNLAQSVVNTKWNAFGENDKNFFVCSYDPAAPPTFSPPVITSTREPRTEDSFCKRTDRVTLLFAFSNDFNSQTVRQSWDRKTLNLAQYSGYAIARFDVRVAESIAYFTDYRSATAYLHSHLPDPRLGFGDKTTGSDSLQVIEKFYNNNDIPTCGSIILILSKRHPNNADISKTVSLVRQHHGIIHAVCSVAPSGGTQSKAMYNLTSKTNGVCNIGEDGDFDELMDYIPIYDAPYPIYCANPVLSGQNITELPQMNIPFSNEYWVALTIQDHAPIDSIRSLHFFITKTNDKYSIIDWQVYPASFNGILTGNGFTLSPVTYSMELQYDYTNEAEEATQFRVYSISPPQDWLPYCD; this is translated from the exons ATGATGCTCGTAATTGGTGTCATCATCAGAATCCAGtcacttcttcttttttggcaTATGTTCCTGATCAGTATACCAGCAATTTTTTGGCCT ATGATGCTCGAACGGCTTTTGAAACAAAGaacggaaatttttggattggGCTAAGCCGAAACAGGTCTTCAAGTCCATTTGTTTGGGATAACGGGCGTCCAGTGACCTACACAAACCTCGGCACTCAACTCGGTCAAAATAATTTGGCTCAAAGTGTGGTGAACACAAAATGGAATGCATTTGGAGAGAACGACAAGAACTTCTTTGTGTGCAGTTATGATCCTGCTGCTCCACCAACTTTTTCACCTCCAGTTATTACTTCGACTCGAGAACCTAGAACAG AAGACAGTTTCTGCAAACGAACCGACCGAGTGACActactttttgcattttcaaatgatttcaATTCGCAAACTGTGAGACAATCGTGGGAcagaaaaactttgaacttGGCCCAGTATTCCGGATACGCAATTGCAAGATTTGATGTTCGTGTGGCAGAAAGCATTGCTTATTTCACGGATTATAG AAGCGCCACGGCATATTTGCACTCTCATCTTCCTGATCCAAGATTGGGATTCGGCGACAAAACGACAGGGAGTGATTCTCTGCAAGTTATTGAG AAATTCTACAACAATAACGATATTCCCACTTGCGGATCGATTATCTTGATCCTTTCTAAACGTCATCCGAATAATGCGGACATCTCAAAAACAGTATCACTTGTGAGACAACATCATGGAATAATTCATGCGGTTTGTTCAGTTGCACCGTCAGGCGGAACCCAATCAAAAGCGATGTATAATTTAACATCCAAAACGAATGGAGTGTGTAATATTGGAGAAGACGGGGACTTTGATGAA cTAATGGATTATATTCCTATTTATGATGCTCCGTATCCAATTTACTGTGCCAACCCGGTTCTCTCCGGTCAAAACATAACGGAGCTGCCACAAATGAACATTCCGTTTTCAAATGAATATTGGGTGGCTTTAACAATTCAAGATCACG CTCCCATTGATTCCATTCGGtcacttcattttttcataacAAAAACAAACGACAAGTACAGCATCATTGACTGGCAGGTTTACCCGGCG AGTTTTAATGGAATTCTTACCGGTAATGGGTTTACTTTAAGCCCGGTGACTTACAGTATGGAACTACAATATGACTACACAAATGAAGCTGAAGAAGCCACTCAATTCAGAGTGTACAGTATAAG TCCTCCTCAAGATTGGCTTCCATACTGTGATTAA